The genomic DNA ATGCCGAGCTGGGTGCCCTGATCATCCGCACCGCCCGCAACCTCGAGGCCCCGGTGGGCTACCTCAGCCAGTTTCTGGACCCCGGCCGCAAGGAGGACCTGCTCACGGAGCTGTCCCCCCATGACCCTTCCCTCCTGGAAGACGAGCTCGCCCGGCTGCGAGGAGTTTCGGAGGATCTGCGCGAACTCGCGCGGCTGGAAGACCAGCACCTGAACCGAGGGCTGCTCCCGCTGGGCGAGCTGTTTGAGGAGGTCCGCGCAGGCGCGGCGCAAGGCCGCCGGGTGCAGTGGTTGATCGAGCCGCTCCCGATCGTGCGGGCGGACCGGGCGCTGCTGAAACAGGCCCTGGAGGTGCTGCTGACCTTCACGCTGAGTGAAACCCGAGGTGCGCGGTACGTGGACGTGGGCAGCCAGGAGGTCGAGGGCGAGGTGTGGGTGACGGTTCGCGACGACGGCACCGGTCTGAGCGGCGAGGAGGCCGCCACCCTGTTCGACCTGTCCGTGCGAACCGAGCAGTCAGTCCCGCTGCTCGCCGGCAGTGGGCTGATCCAGGTGCGGCGCATCCTGGCCCGCCACGGCGGCTGGGCCTGGGCGGAGTCCAGCCTGAATGGAGGGAAGGTCGTCCTCGCCTTTCCCCGCGACGAAGCCGTCAGCGAGCTCGAAGCCCTCTTTCGGGAGGAGCGGGGAGGCTGAGACTGCCTGCTCAGCTTACGGCTCTTCCGCGTGGTGGGGCAGGGCCAGCCAGAAGGTGGCGCCCTGTCCGGGTCGGCCCTCGGCCCACACCTGTCCCCCCTGCCGGGAGACGAGGCGGCGCACCAGCGCCAGTCCCAGGCCAGGTCCCCCGAAGTCCTCCTCCCGGTGCAATCGGCCGAAGGGAGTAAAGAGCCGGTCCCGGTAGCGCATGTTGAAGCCGATTCCGTTGTCCTCGACGAAGACCGCGACCCCACGCTCCAACGGCCTGATCCCCACGTGAATCCGGGCAGCGTCACGGGTCCGGGTCGCCTTCAGCGCATTGGTCAGAAGCTGGGTGAAGACCATCTGCAGTGCGCCCATATCCCCACGCACGATGGGCAGGACGTCGTGGGTCAACTGCACCGATCGTGCGGCCAGGTCCGGGGCCAACTTCTTGACCACGACCGGGAGCACCCGGTTCAGGTCCACCGCCACGAATTTCAGCCGTTGCCGACTCGCGTTGGAGAAGAGCGACAGGGCACGCAGGCGCATCTCCAGCCAGTCAGTGGCGTCCAGGACTCGGCCCGCAGCCTGGGCCCGCTCCTCGGCGGTCATCTCGGCTTGGCCGTGCAGCGGTTTCGCAAAGGCCCGGATATGCCTCAGCGGGCCGTCCAGCTCCTGCATCACGGCGGTCACGAAGCCTTCCAGCTCCTGGGTGACCTCCTGCACCTCCGCCGCGTGCCGTTCCACCTGACGTTCCAGGGTGTGCTGGACGCGCAGCAGCTCTTCGTGCGCGGCCCGGGCCGCGCTGAGGTCCGTGAACACCAGGCGGCACACGTCGCCGTCCGCTTCCGCCTCGACCCCGGCGTGGAAGGTCGTGCCGTCCGGGCGCAGGAGCGGCAACTCGGCCCGCGCGGGTCCAGCCTGGCTGAACACCTGCCTCAGCAGCACCCTGACCGTGCTGGCCTGTTCGGGCGGCGTGAACGCGGCCAGAGGGCGGCCCCGCAGGCGAGCGCACGGCAAGCCCAGGTCCGCCCCCGCCCGCCGGTTCGCGTCCCGGATGGTTCCCGCCGGATCCAGCAGCAGGAAGGCGACCGGGACCTGCTCGAACAGCAGAGGGTCTCGGCCCTGGGATGCTGGCGATGGGGCATGAGGCGCAGGAGACAGATCATCGAGCATGTTCTTACCCCACGGAGAAGGTCGCAGACTCACCGCTGGGCGGTCAGAGCGGAGGAGAAAGAGAGACGGTCGGGATGGCCACAGTCTACCAAGGGAACACCTGGTGCCCCCCACTTGTCTGACCCTGTGGTCGCGGATAACGTGACGAAAGAGGGAGAAAGCCGTCTGTGGCTTTCTCCCTCGTGTGGTGCGGGTGACGGGACTCGAACCCGTCTGGGGCCAACATGATGCCCGCTCGCACGCCCGTTTTATGGAAGGTGGGCGTCTCCCTTCGTCCTGGCCTGAGGACATGCCCGCCCAGAAGCGTCGACCAACACCTGTTCTACTCGGGGCTTTCCCGGCAGGAAATGGTGCTGGGCTTCTGGCCGCTCAGGTCCAGTCCGTCTCGGTCTTCTCAGAGAATCTCAGACGAAGAAGGCGACCCAGGGGCCGCCTTGATTTCCTAAATATAGAGCGGTATTCAGCCTTTGTCAAATCATGCACCCGGTTCAGATTGAACCGGTTTTTATCGGTCCAGCACGCGTTTGACCTGAACCGCACTCCACGGTCCACCTCGGCGAGTCTTGAAGCCATGGGCCTCGAGCTGAGCGGCTACTGCCCGAAGACTCAGACCTTGGCGCCGAAGCGCCCCCGCGGAGGCGGCGACCTTCCGCATGTCGGCGATGGCCCTGGACTTCGAGGCGGCCGCGCCGGAACTGGTCAGCACACCGGTGATCGCCCGGACGCTGGCTGCCCGCCTCACTCTGACCCTCAAGCCTGGCCTCAAACCTGGCGACTATGTAATGGCGTGGAGGCTGCTCTCGGAAGACGGGCACCCGGTCAGCGGCCAGCGCGTCATCGAGCTGAAGGACCGGATCGGGCGCCTTCAGGGTGTGCCACCTGCTGGAGGCTAAGTGAACAGCGCCCTTCCCTCAGGGCGGCGGGCACCGTGATTCCAGCGGTTGCCAGCTCTCTGGTTTTTGTGGGCCTTGCGCTCCTCTTCGGCGGGGCCGCGCTGCGGGGCCGCCTGGGCGGGGTGACCCCGCCGGGAGGTTGGGGAGCGTGGTGGAGCGTCGGCGCCCGGATGATCCTGCTGGGCCTGGGGCTGAGCGTGGGGGGGACGCTGGCGACCCTGGGTTTCACGGCTCCCGGGGATGTGCTGGCCTCCCTGACCGACACCGGGGTGGGGCGGGCGGCGCTTACCACTGTGCTGGGCTGGCCGCCCAGACAGGAGGCTGGCCCCGGTGGTGGCGCTTGGGCGTCACCGGACTCGCGACCGGACTCACCGTCTGGGGCATCGCGGGCCAGGGGCACGGGGCGGAGCACGGCGGCGTGGGGTTGCGGCTGGCCCACGCGCTGCACGTCGGGGGAATGGGCCTGTGGGTGGGCGGGGTGGGGCGGCTGGTGGGGCGACCCCGGAGCTGGACGGCCGCCGGGCGGGCCTTCACGCCGGTGGCGCTGCTCAGCGTCGCCGCCCTGGCGCTGAGTGGGCTGTGGATGGGGCTGGAGCACGCCGGGCCGCTGGCGCAGTGGACGGCGACGGGGTACGGACGGCTGCTGCTCGTCAAGCTGGCGGTCTTCGCCGCCGTGCTGCTGGCCGCCGCGCGGGTCCGGCGTCTCCTGACGCGCCCCGCTGCTCCCTGGGCAGCGCTGGGCCTGGAACTGGGCCGACTGCTGCTGGTGCTGGGGATCAGGGCGGGCCTGGCGAACAGTGCGCCTCCCGGACACTCCGGGCATGAGGAGATGACCCTCACGGTCCCAAGGTCGAGAGGTGATGACGCCTCCTAGCGCCCCAGGAAGCGTTGCACCTCGCCCAGGCCCGTCGGGCCGGGCAGGACCTGACCGCTGGGCCGGTGAATCAGCGCGGGGGTAGACCGGAGGCCATGCTCCCGGGTGAGGTGTTCAAACTCCTCCGGGTGTTGCTGGCGATGCACAATCTCGATCTGCCCGGAGAACTGCCCCCTCAAGGGGCCAGCCAGCATCCGC from Deinococcus sp. HSC-46F16 includes the following:
- a CDS encoding ATP-binding protein → MLDDLSPAPHAPSPASQGRDPLLFEQVPVAFLLLDPAGTIRDANRRAGADLGLPCARLRGRPLAAFTPPEQASTVRVLLRQVFSQAGPARAELPLLRPDGTTFHAGVEAEADGDVCRLVFTDLSAARAAHEELLRVQHTLERQVERHAAEVQEVTQELEGFVTAVMQELDGPLRHIRAFAKPLHGQAEMTAEERAQAAGRVLDATDWLEMRLRALSLFSNASRQRLKFVAVDLNRVLPVVVKKLAPDLAARSVQLTHDVLPIVRGDMGALQMVFTQLLTNALKATRTRDAARIHVGIRPLERGVAVFVEDNGIGFNMRYRDRLFTPFGRLHREEDFGGPGLGLALVRRLVSRQGGQVWAEGRPGQGATFWLALPHHAEEP
- a CDS encoding recombinase family protein encodes the protein MRKVAASAGALRRQGLSLRAVAAQLEAHGFKTRRGGPWSAVQVKRVLDR
- a CDS encoding CopD family protein — translated: MGVTGLATGLTVWGIAGQGHGAEHGGVGLRLAHALHVGGMGLWVGGVGRLVGRPRSWTAAGRAFTPVALLSVAALALSGLWMGLEHAGPLAQWTATGYGRLLLVKLAVFAAVLLAAARVRRLLTRPAAPWAALGLELGRLLLVLGIRAGLANSAPPGHSGHEEMTLTVPRSRGDDAS
- a CDS encoding thioredoxin — its product is MTDQPFVLLTQDHCPQCERLKRMLAGPLRGQFSGQIEIVHRQQHPEEFEHLTREHGLRSTPALIHRPSGQVLPGPTGLGEVQRFLGR
- a CDS encoding copper resistance protein CopC, translating into MSAMALDFEAAAPELVSTPVIARTLAARLTLTLKPGLKPGDYVMAWRLLSEDGHPVSGQRVIELKDRIGRLQGVPPAGG